ATACTTTCTATTGTTAAAGACAGCGTCGATTATAAAAGGAAAATAGGCAATACAGAAGTTGGATTAATTATCGGCTCGACCCCTTTTTATGCGGAAATGGGTGGTCAGGTTTTTGATATGGGCAGTTTTCAGACGAAAAAAGCAAAGGGTAGCATAGACAATGTGTATTATGGCAAAGAAGGATTAATAGTCCATAATGCGAAAATAGAAGAAGGAGAAATAGAAAAAGGAGAAAAAATACATTTAACGGTAAACAAACAAAGAAGACAAAATATCGCCTGCCATCATACCGCAACGCATTTGCTTCAATACGCTCTGCGAACCGTATTGGGAAGTCACATTCAGCAATCAGGTTCGCTTGTTGAGGAAAATTACTTAAGGTTTGACTTTTCACATTTTTCCCAGATTACAAAAGAGGAGCTTGCAAGAATAGAAGAAATAGTTAACGAAAAAATAAGAGAAATTATACCTGTAAAAATAGAAAATTTATCGCTTGTAGAAGCCAAAAAGAAAGGCGCTTTAAGTTTCTTCGGTGAAAAATACGGCGAGTTTGTACGGGTGGTTTCGGTTGGTGATACAAGCAAGGAATTCTGCGGAGGAATTCATGTAAAAAATACTGGACAGATAGGCATGTTTCATATAGCGAGCGAAAGTTCTGTAGGAAAAGGTTTGAGGCGAGTCGAAGCAGTAGCGGGAGAGCCCGCCTATACACTAATCAGAAATAAAATGCGTTCTGTCGAAAAAATATCCGGTCTTTTAAAGGTGTCCCCGGAATCTATAGATAAAAGGATTGAAGAATTACTTGACCGGCAAAAACTTCTTTCAAAACAGATAGGGGTGTTATCGGAACAAACTTTACTTGAAAAGATAAACAATGCGTCGGATAAAGCTAAAACTATAAACGGAATAAGCGTTGTTAATTTAAGAATAGACGGAGTTGGCAGAGACAGTTTAAGAAGAGCTGTTGATATCTTGAAAGACAAAATAAAAAACTCCGCTGTTGTTGTTTTTGGGTCAGTAAAAGATAAAAATGTCATATTTGTCGGGGGCATTACCAGTGATTTAGTAAAAAAAGGACTCAATATGGGGAAGATAATAGGCGAAATCTCTAAAATTGCGGGTGGAAGCGGCGGAGGTAGAGCCGAGATGGCAACAGGCGGAGGCAAAGATATAAGTAAATTGGATAAGGCCCTACAGGAAGCGGAGAATATCATCAAAAAACAATTTAAAATGTAAAATTGCCAAACAAAGAATTTCCAATACCCAATTCCTAATTTCCAATGAATAATCTAATTTAAAATGCTCCAATGACAGAATATCAAAGAAATTTTGAAGAATTGGACATTTGATTAGAAATTGGATATTAGTAATTAGAAATTTAGGGAGGATTAGAGGAGTAAAATAATGCTAATCGTTGACGGATATAATGTGCTTATGCAGATGGGGTTAAGAGATAAGACTCTGGAAGCAAGAAGAGACCATTTTATAAGCATATTGAGCAGAAGAGATAAAATGTTTGGTGGGATAATGGTAGTCTTTGACGGGAAAGAAGAATTCGGTGATTTGCCTAACAGAGGAACCTCGAATATAAGTGTTTTTTATACAAAAAACGGAACGGCTGACGACCACATTAAATCCCTTATAGAAAGAAGTAAAAATTCAAAATCGCTGGTAATAGCAACAGATGACAGGGAAATCAAAGATTTTGCAAAAATGCATTTTTGTAAACTTATATCTTCGCTTGAGCTAATAAGCAAAGTTTCCCCCGTTAGAAAAGAACTTCCTGAAGAACCCGAAGAAAACAAAGACGATTTTGTGAATAGTGTCAAAGCAAGGGCAATTACCGAGGAACTTAAAAAAAAGTGGGAATAAAAAACTTGGTTAATAACGGTTAAAATAAGTTAATAATGCCCGCCAATCTTTGTGGCGGGCAAAGTTAATATTGGTTGCTTTTAATGCAACCATTTTTAACCCTTGTTAACCTCTTATTAACCTATATTAACTTTTTAGTTCATCTATACTTAAATTCTACATACCTTATAAAACGGAATAATCCGTGCGTATCTTTAATCCCTATTCTATTAAGTGCGTAAAGGTTGTCGTTCTGCTTTACTCGGCCTCTTTTTGTAGTTAAAGCGCATTTATAGCCGACTTCTTTTAGAATCTGTTGCACCCCAGAATTGAAGTGTCCGTATGGATAACATAAAAAATCCGCTTTCTTTTCCAGTTGTTTTTCGATTATCTCTCTTGAAATAACGAGTTCTTCTTTTATTTTTTCTTTATCCAGTTTAGGTAGGGATGGATGTGTATGAGTATGCGGCTGAAAATCTATACCGTAATTCGCCATTTCTTTTATCTTATCCCACGAGAGTAGAGGTTCTTTTATAGTTTCCTCACTATTTATCCATCCGGATGAACCGCCGATATCTTTTGTTATCAGAAAAATAGTCGCGGTAAATCCGAACTCTTTTAGAATAGGGAATGCGTAAGTATAATTGTCCTCATATCCGTCATCAAATGTGAGAATAATAGATTTTGGGGGAAGTTTTTTTGTACCGTCAAGCCAATTGAGCAATTCATATAAGCTGATGGTCTTATAACTGCGCCACTTAAGATACCTCATCTGACGGCGAAAATTATATGGTGTAACATATAGGGCTGATACTTTTGCCTTAGGATTTGGTCGGCTAATTTTGTGATAAAACAGAATCGGAACTTTCATTTTTTATTTTTTTCTGCGTAATATTGTGAGAACCTGTAAAATTTTTTAAGAGAGGAGGTCTTCCAAAACGCGCAGGAAGGGGGACATTATCTCTTTTCAAGGGAAGGATTACGGTAATTTCGGTGCCTTCATCTAATTTACTTTTGAATTTTATATCTCCGCTGTGAGCTTTGATTATGCGATATGTTATCATCAGACCCAAACCCGAACCTTCCGTTTTTGTCGTGAAATACGGTTCGAATATTCTATAAAGATTATTTTCAGCAATACCGATTCCCTCATCTTTGATTACTACTTCAATTATGTCGCCTCTTAAAAAAGTGGATATATAAATATTTCCGCCTTTAGGCATTGCTTCTAAGGAATTTTTAAAGATGTTCAGTAACGCTTGTTTTATCTGAATACGGTCAAGAAGAAAGGAAGGAATATATGGAGAAAAGCTTTCTTTTATTTCTATATTATTTTTTTTAAACTCGGGCGAGAAGAAAGTGATAACCTCTTTTATTATATTTTCTATTTTTACTTCCTCTAATTTGAGAAGTGAGGGGCGAGATGCTTCAAGGAATTGTTCGACTATTTTATCCAGTCGGTCTATTTCTTCTCTTATAGTTTTCACAAAACCGACAAGTTTTTCCTGGGAATTGGCAGATAATTTTTTAATTTCCTTCTTTAAAAGTTCAAGATGAATCTGAAGAGCATTTAAAGGGTTGCCGACTTCGTGTGCAACGCCGGCTGCAAGTTGT
Above is a window of bacterium DNA encoding:
- a CDS encoding polysaccharide deacetylase family protein — encoded protein: MKVPILFYHKISRPNPKAKVSALYVTPYNFRRQMRYLKWRSYKTISLYELLNWLDGTKKLPPKSIILTFDDGYEDNYTYAFPILKEFGFTATIFLITKDIGGSSGWINSEETIKEPLLSWDKIKEMANYGIDFQPHTHTHPSLPKLDKEKIKEELVISREIIEKQLEKKADFLCYPYGHFNSGVQQILKEVGYKCALTTKRGRVKQNDNLYALNRIGIKDTHGLFRFIRYVEFKYR
- a CDS encoding NYN domain-containing protein; this translates as MLIVDGYNVLMQMGLRDKTLEARRDHFISILSRRDKMFGGIMVVFDGKEEFGDLPNRGTSNISVFYTKNGTADDHIKSLIERSKNSKSLVIATDDREIKDFAKMHFCKLISSLELISKVSPVRKELPEEPEENKDDFVNSVKARAITEELKKKWE